In Erigeron canadensis isolate Cc75 chromosome 1, C_canadensis_v1, whole genome shotgun sequence, a single window of DNA contains:
- the LOC122609023 gene encoding uncharacterized protein LOC122609023, protein MASQMYLKLTISHIKTNHLYNLKHKSHPHKHLLLPSTFDKTPRKYGKFNLSLNVTNDDGNETSSYLGMWKKAMERERKEIEFRKIAENVASGEDGIDEGDLVRKESEFLKILEVDKEERDRVQRIQVIDRAAAAIAVASNLLKNEDQKINDDELYSGLSVDDDVEDDGDLQVKGSAGIGTPGPSFWSWVPPSSTDSNVGDGAYLASSRKTSPSPSEPNPVMELEPSTSQLSLPFESKTASNYDPPLPPFQSLMEVEKQDVSGSVSESLQLKEEQEAMSLFSTHAEDAAHALADVDPVSSQGTKPEGSMWWKETGTEVRPDGVVCRWTLTRGVSADKSVEWEEKYWEAADELGYKELGSEKSGRDAFGNVWREFWKESMSQIEGCLHIEKTADKWGKNGKGDEWQEKWFEHYGAGQADKWAHKWCSIDPNTQLEAGHAHVWHERWGEKYDGQGGSVKYTDKWAERLEGDGWTKWGDKWDENFDPNGHGVKQGETWWEGKYGERWNKTWGEGHNGSGWVHKYGKSSSGEHWDTHVQQDTWYERFPHYDFYHCYGNSVPLRQVKKPSERNSS, encoded by the exons atggCTTCCCAGATGTACCTCAAACTCACAATATCCCACATAAAAACCAACCATTTATATAACCTTAAACATAAATCACACCCCCACAAACACTTACTGCTTCCATCAACTTTTGACAAAACACCCAGAAAGTATGGGAAGTTCAATCTTTCACTCAATGTTACAAATGATGATGGAAATGAGACATCATCTTATTTGGGTATGTGGAAAAAGGCAATGGAAAGGGAAAGAAAGGAAATTGAGTTTAGAAAGATTGCTGAAAATGTGGCAAGTGGTGAAGATGGAATTGATGAAGGGGATTTGGTGAGAAAGGAAAGTGAGTTTTTGAAGATTTTGGAAGTtgataaagaagaaagagatagGGTGCAGAGGATACAGGTTATTGATAGGGCTGCTGCTGCTATTGCTGTTGCTAGTAATCTTTTGAAAAATGAGGATCAAAAGATTAATGATGATGAGTTGTATTCTGGTTTAAGTGTTGATGATGATGTGGAGGATGATGGTGATTTGCAAGTAAAAG GTTCTGCTGGTATTGGAACTCCAGGTCCAAGTTTCTGGTCTTGGGTACCACCTTCCAGCACAGATTCTAATGTCGGTGATGGAGCCTACTTAGCTTCAAGTAGAAAAACATCACCATCTCCCAGTGAACCTAACCCGGTGATGGAGTTAGAACCTTCTACAAGTCAGTTGTCACTGCCATTTGAAAGCAAAACAGCGAGCAATTATGATCCCCCTCTTCCACCTTTTCAGTCGCTGATGGAGGTTGAAAAACAGGATGTTTCTGGATCCGTATCAGAGAGTCTGCAGTTGAAGGAAGAACAAGAAGCTATGAGTTTGTTTTCAACACATGCAGAAGATGCAGCTCATGCTCTTGCTGATGTTGATCCAGTATCATCTCAAGGGACTAAACCCGAAGGATCAATGTGGTGGAAAGAAACAGGGACAGAGGTAAGACCAGATGGGGTGGTTTGCAGGTGGACGTTGACTAGGGGTGTTAGTGCTGATAAATCTGTGGAATGGGAAGAGAAATATTGGGAAGCTGCTGATGAGTTGGGTTATAAGGAGCTTGGCTCTGAGAAATCAGGTCGTGATGCTTTTGGAAATGTTTGGCGTGAATTTTGGAAAGAATCAATGTCACAG ATtgaaggctgtctacatattgAAAAGACTGCAGATAAATGGGGAAAGAATGGAAAAGGTGATGAGTGGCAGGAAAAGTGGTTTGAACATTACGGTGCTGGTCAAGCTGATAAGTGGGCTCACAAGTGGTGCAGCATTGACCCTAACACGCAGTTAGAGGCTGGCCATGCTCATGTTTGGCATGAAAG GTGGGGAGAGAAGTATGATGGGCAAGGTGGCAGTGTGAAGTACACGGACAAATGGGCAGAACGCTTAGAGGGTGATGGGTGGACAAAATGGGGTGATAAATGGGATGAGAACTTTGATCCAAATGGCCATGGTGTGAAACAAGGAGAAACATGGTGGGAAGGAAAGTATGGAGAACGATGGAATAAAACATGGGGTGAAGGCCATAATGGCTCCGGATGGGTACACAAATATGGAAAGAGCAGCAGTGGTGAACACTGGGACACCCATGTCCAGCAAGATACCTGGTACGAGAGATTTCCTCATTATGATTTTTATCATTGCTATGGAAACTCTGTGCCTTTACGTCAAGTCAAGAAACCTTCTGAGAGGAACTCATCGTGA
- the LOC122585129 gene encoding CASP-like protein 5B3 isoform X1, whose amino-acid sequence MKNFAGTPGTVTGLILRLFQCLFAAGSIASIATTKSFFNFTAFSYLIASMGLQVIWSFSLAFLDACALVKKKALHNYATVSLFAVGDWVTATLSLAAASSSAGITILYFNDLGSCSFGQECQKYQLAVVLAFMSWITIGISSLIMFWTLASS is encoded by the exons ATGAAGAACTTTGCAGGGACTCCTGGAACAGTGACTGGTCTCATTTTGAGACTATTTCAGTGCTTGTTTGCTGCTGGCTCAATTGCTTCTATAGCTACCACTAAATCTTTCTTCAATTTCACAGCCTTTAG CTACTTGATTGCTTCAATGGGTCTGCAAGTTatctggagctttagccttgcATTCCTAGACGCATGTGCTTTGGTGAAGAAGAAAGCCCTCCATAATTACGCTACGGTCAGCCTTTTTGCTGTTGGAGATTGG GTTACAGCTACATTGAGCCTGGCAGCAGCCTCATCTTCTGCAGGCATAACGATACTGTACTTTAATGACTTAGGAAGCTGCAGTTTTGGGCAAGAATGTCAAAAATACCAATTAGCAGTTGTTTTAGCTTTCATGAGTTGGATAACAATTGGAATCTCATCATTAATTATGTTTTGGACTTTGGCCTCTAGTTAG
- the LOC122585129 gene encoding CASP-like protein 5B3 isoform X2, with protein sequence MKNFAGTPGTVTGLILRLFQCLFAAGSIASIATTKSFFNFTAFSYLIASMGLQVIWSFSLAFLDACALVKKKALHNYATVTATLSLAAASSSAGITILYFNDLGSCSFGQECQKYQLAVVLAFMSWITIGISSLIMFWTLASS encoded by the exons ATGAAGAACTTTGCAGGGACTCCTGGAACAGTGACTGGTCTCATTTTGAGACTATTTCAGTGCTTGTTTGCTGCTGGCTCAATTGCTTCTATAGCTACCACTAAATCTTTCTTCAATTTCACAGCCTTTAG CTACTTGATTGCTTCAATGGGTCTGCAAGTTatctggagctttagccttgcATTCCTAGACGCATGTGCTTTGGTGAAGAAGAAAGCCCTCCATAATTACGCTACG GTTACAGCTACATTGAGCCTGGCAGCAGCCTCATCTTCTGCAGGCATAACGATACTGTACTTTAATGACTTAGGAAGCTGCAGTTTTGGGCAAGAATGTCAAAAATACCAATTAGCAGTTGTTTTAGCTTTCATGAGTTGGATAACAATTGGAATCTCATCATTAATTATGTTTTGGACTTTGGCCTCTAGTTAG
- the LOC122592980 gene encoding PKS-NRPS hybrid synthetase cheA-like produces MVKWAQNLARSQGYLLVTKRSKKVNGYLCKVVFMCDRGGVYKKSGDKDTKSKKIDCKFELVGRYYKVNDLWVLTVKCDEHNHEPLLFLEGHPYAKRLTDHETCLVATMTSQNLKACDILATLKVLDENYVSTNRTLYNAQEKLRLIGHEGQTPIQVVFSFLQDKGYHYQYRINDSTFKLEELFFVHPISLKIWLAFLDVLLIDATYNTNKFDMPLLEIVGVTSTSKTFSIAIVLLDRERTSNFIWALNCLKMCIGLSYTPRVIITDKILVACFRKCFRQNLQ; encoded by the coding sequence ATGGTAAAATGGGCGCAAAATTTGGCGCGTTCTCAAGGTTACCTTCTTGTAACCAAAAGATCTAAAAAAGTTAATGGTTACCTTTGTAAAGTTGTATTTATGTGTGATCGGGGCGGCGTGTATAAAAAAAGTGGTGATAAAGATaccaaaagcaaaaaaattgaTTGCAAATTTGAATTGGTGGGAAGGTATTATAAGGTCAATGATCTTTGGGTGTTGACGGtgaaatgtgatgaacataatcaTGAACCTTTATTGTTTCTGGAGGGTCATCCATATGCAAAGAGGTTGACAGATCATGAAACTTGTTTAGTTGCGACCATGACAAGTCAAAATCTGAAAGCATGCGATATTCTTGCAACACTAAAGGTGTTGGATGAGAATTACGTGTCTACAAATAGAACCCTCTATAATGCCCAAGAAAAACTACGGTTAATTGGGCATGAAGGTCAGACCCCAATTCAAGTTGTTTTCTCATTCTTGCAAGATAAGGGGTATCACTATCAGTATCGTATAAATGATTCAACCTTCAAgttagaagaattgtttttTGTACATCCCATCTCACTGAAGATATGGCTTGCTTTTCTAGATGTTTTATTGATCGATGCTACATACAACACGAACAAGTTTGATATGCCTCTTCTTGAGATTGTTGGTGTTACTTCTACCAGCAAGACATTCTCCATAGCAATTGTCTTGTTGGATAGAGAGAGGACATCAAATTTTATCTGGGCATTAAATTGTCTTAAAATGTGCATTGGCTTATCTTATACTCCTCGTGTTATCATCACTGATAAAATATTGGTGGCGTGTTTCAGAAAATGCTTTAGACAAAATCTTCAATGA